In a single window of the Anguilla rostrata isolate EN2019 chromosome 6, ASM1855537v3, whole genome shotgun sequence genome:
- the tmem63a gene encoding CSC1-like protein 1 isoform X1 — MYTGVPMGSPWWERFSLLADNGTAGNDTGSCFSATESTVLRGVNFGGVPVVLLLDFIVFMVLLGLFAIIRRKLWDYGRLALVAEGSGFGETSHRRYGRLSSRMSSVEEQDLEMAREQGFCSWLPFVVRMSEETIKERCGSDAVHYLSFQRHLIALLTIICVTSVAIILPVNLSGDLLGNDPYSFGRTTIGNLQKDDDLLWLHTVFAVLYLILTVVVLRWHTSKIKAIRTDMDRRTLFVCSIPKNTSEERIKTHFSEAYPTCHVSEVHLCYDVAKLINLEKQRKRAEKNLLYYQKILAQQGEREVINPRPCGQLCCCATCGCERVDAIDFYSEQEAAFLEAVKREREQVPQQPLGLAFITLNTEATAAYILKDFNALNCASGSEGMSNGGAVRCGCGREPQPSSESRALRVAHWRVSYAPHPSNIYWENLTLQGVRWWLRCFLLNFFLFFLLFFLTTPSIIISTMDKFNVTKPIYYLNSAVISQFFPTLLLWSFSALLPTVVYYSTLGESHWTRSSENKTMMYKLYIFLLFMVLILPSLGLTSLDVFFRWLFDTKFLSQGTLRFECVFLPDQGAFFVNYVIAAALVGSGMELLRLPGLLLYTVRMALATSAAERKYIKQNQAYEFEYGAMYGWTLCVFTVIMAYSITCPVIVPFGLLYAILKHLVDKHNLYFAYLPTRLDRQVHLGAVNQAMAAPIICLLWLYFFSVIRTGFMAGTSLFTLIVLCVTIFICICYNCFGHFKYLSPHNYNVKEDGDDLGEETSVEPSGSVYLPRVLQSSFPLAPSPARQQEQSYGALEDNPLPFTFEGDEASLVSPSLEQPE, encoded by the exons ATGTATACGG GAGTGCCTATGGGCTCGCCGTGGTGGGAGCGGTTCTCTCTGCTGGCGGACAATGGCACTGCAGGCAACGACACGGGCAGCTGCTTCAGCGCGACTGAGAGCACTGTGCTACGCGGGGTCAACTTCGGCGGTGTGCCGGTCGTACTGCTGCtggatttcattgttttcatg GTGCTGCTTGGACTCTTTGCGATCATCAGGAGGAAGCTGTGGGACTATGGACGCCTAGCGTTAGTTGCCGAGGGCAGCGG GTTCGGCGAGACGTCACATCGCCGCTATGGCCGCCTGTCCTCCCGCATGTCCAGCGTTGAAGAGCAGGACCTAGAGATGGCGAGGGAGCAG GGATTCTGCTCCTGGCTGCCTTTCGTTGTCCGTATGAG CGAGGAGACGATCAAGGAGCGGTGCGGCAGCGACGCTGTGCATTACCTGTCCTTCCAGCGCCACCTCATCGCTCTGCTCACCATCATCTGCGTGACGTCCGTGGCCATCATACTGCCCGTCAACCTGTCGGGCGATCTGTTGG GTAATGATCCTTACAGTTTTGGAAGAACCACCATTGGCAATCTTCAGAAGGA CGACGACCTGCTGTGGCTGCACACAGTGTTTGCAGTTCTCTACTTGATTCTAACGGTGGTAGTGCTGCGATGGCACACCTCCAAAATTAAGGCTATCCGGACAGACATG GACAGGAGAACTCTCTTTGTGTGCTCCATTCCTAAAAACACCAGTGAGGAGCGTATAAAGACACATTTCAG CGAGGCATACCCTACCTGTCACGTGTCTGAAGTGCACCTGTGCTACGATGTGGCCAAGCTGATCAACCTGGAAAAGCAAAG GAAGCGCGCTGAGAAAAACCTGCTGTACTACCAGAAGATTCTGGCACAACAGGGTGAGAGGGAAGTGATCAATCCCCGGCCCTGTGGGCAGCTCTGCTGCTGCGCAACCTGTGGCTGCGAGAGG GTGGATGCCATTGACTTCTACAGCGAACAGGAGGCCGCGTTCCTGGAGGcggtgaagagggagagggagcaggtgCCGCAGCAGCCGCTGGGCCTGGCCTTCATCACTCTTAACACTGAAGCCACGGCTGCTTA TATCCTGAAGGACTTCAATGCCCTGAATTGTGCGAGTGGGTCTGAAGGCATGTCCAATGGGGGTGCGGTTCGATGTGGGTGTGGCCGGGAGCCCCAGCCCTCCTCTGAGAGCCGGGCCCTGAGAGTGGCCCACTGGAGAGTCAGctatgccccccaccccagcaacATATACTG GGAGAACCTGACCTTGCAGGGCGTTCGCTGGTGGCTTCGCTGTTTTCTGCTCaacttcttcctcttcttcctcctgttTTTCCTTACCACCCCCTCcatcatcatcagcaccatGGATAAGTTCAATGTCACCAAGCCAATCTACTACCTCAAT AGTGCGGTGATCAGCCAGTTCTTCCCCACATTGCTGCTGTGGTCATTCTCCGCTCTTCTACCCACGGTGGTGTACTACTCCACGCTAGGGGAGTCTCACTGGACCAG GTCAAGTGAGAACAAGACTATGATGTACAAACTCTACATCTTCCTCCTTTTCATGGTGTTGATATTGCCCTCATTGGGGCTTACCAG TTTGGACGTCTTCTTCCGATGGCTGTTCGACACTAAGTTTTTGTCTCAGGGGACGCTTAGGTTTGA gtgtgtgttcctGCCGGATCAGGGAGCGTTCTTTGTGAACTACGTCATCGCGGCGGCGCTGGTCGGGTCGGGGATGGAGCTGCTGCGCTTGCCCGGGCTGCTGCTGTACACCGTGCGCATGGCGCTGGCCACCTCTGCCGCCGAGAGGAAGTACATCAAGCag AATCAGGCGTACGAGTTTGAATATGGGGCCATGTACGGCTGGACCCTGTGTGTCTTCACCGTCATCATGGCCTACAGCATCACCTGTCCTGTTATTGTGCCTTTTG GCCTCCTGTACGCCATACTCAAGCACCTGGTGGACAAGCACAACCTCTACTTCGCCTACCTGCCCACTCGCCTGGACAGGCAGGTGCACCTGGGCGCCGTCAACCAGGCCATGGCCGCGCCCATCATCTGCCTGCTCTGGCTCTACTTCTTCTCCGTCATCCGCACAG GGTTCATGGCGGGCACTTCCCTCTTCACCTTAATAGTTCTTTGCGTGACCATCTTCATCTGCATCTGCTACAACTGCTTCGGACACTTCAAGTACCTGAGTCCCCACAACTACAAC GTTAAGGAAGACGGTGATGATCTTGGGGAAGAAACATCAGTGGAACCCTCAGGTTCG GTGTACCTACCCAGAGTTCTGCAGTCCTCGTTCCCATTGGCTCCCTCTCCTGCAAGGCAACAGGAGCAGTCATACGGGGCGCTGGAGGATAACCCCCTACCCTTCACGTTTGAAGGCGACGAAGCTAGTCTGGTCTCACCCAGCTTGGAACAGCCAGAATAA
- the tmem63a gene encoding CSC1-like protein 1 isoform X2, with protein MGSPWWERFSLLADNGTAGNDTGSCFSATESTVLRGVNFGGVPVVLLLDFIVFMVLLGLFAIIRRKLWDYGRLALVAEGSGFGETSHRRYGRLSSRMSSVEEQDLEMAREQGFCSWLPFVVRMSEETIKERCGSDAVHYLSFQRHLIALLTIICVTSVAIILPVNLSGDLLGNDPYSFGRTTIGNLQKDDDLLWLHTVFAVLYLILTVVVLRWHTSKIKAIRTDMDRRTLFVCSIPKNTSEERIKTHFSEAYPTCHVSEVHLCYDVAKLINLEKQRKRAEKNLLYYQKILAQQGEREVINPRPCGQLCCCATCGCERVDAIDFYSEQEAAFLEAVKREREQVPQQPLGLAFITLNTEATAAYILKDFNALNCASGSEGMSNGGAVRCGCGREPQPSSESRALRVAHWRVSYAPHPSNIYWENLTLQGVRWWLRCFLLNFFLFFLLFFLTTPSIIISTMDKFNVTKPIYYLNSAVISQFFPTLLLWSFSALLPTVVYYSTLGESHWTRSSENKTMMYKLYIFLLFMVLILPSLGLTSLDVFFRWLFDTKFLSQGTLRFECVFLPDQGAFFVNYVIAAALVGSGMELLRLPGLLLYTVRMALATSAAERKYIKQNQAYEFEYGAMYGWTLCVFTVIMAYSITCPVIVPFGLLYAILKHLVDKHNLYFAYLPTRLDRQVHLGAVNQAMAAPIICLLWLYFFSVIRTGFMAGTSLFTLIVLCVTIFICICYNCFGHFKYLSPHNYNVKEDGDDLGEETSVEPSGSVYLPRVLQSSFPLAPSPARQQEQSYGALEDNPLPFTFEGDEASLVSPSLEQPE; from the exons ATGGGCTCGCCGTGGTGGGAGCGGTTCTCTCTGCTGGCGGACAATGGCACTGCAGGCAACGACACGGGCAGCTGCTTCAGCGCGACTGAGAGCACTGTGCTACGCGGGGTCAACTTCGGCGGTGTGCCGGTCGTACTGCTGCtggatttcattgttttcatg GTGCTGCTTGGACTCTTTGCGATCATCAGGAGGAAGCTGTGGGACTATGGACGCCTAGCGTTAGTTGCCGAGGGCAGCGG GTTCGGCGAGACGTCACATCGCCGCTATGGCCGCCTGTCCTCCCGCATGTCCAGCGTTGAAGAGCAGGACCTAGAGATGGCGAGGGAGCAG GGATTCTGCTCCTGGCTGCCTTTCGTTGTCCGTATGAG CGAGGAGACGATCAAGGAGCGGTGCGGCAGCGACGCTGTGCATTACCTGTCCTTCCAGCGCCACCTCATCGCTCTGCTCACCATCATCTGCGTGACGTCCGTGGCCATCATACTGCCCGTCAACCTGTCGGGCGATCTGTTGG GTAATGATCCTTACAGTTTTGGAAGAACCACCATTGGCAATCTTCAGAAGGA CGACGACCTGCTGTGGCTGCACACAGTGTTTGCAGTTCTCTACTTGATTCTAACGGTGGTAGTGCTGCGATGGCACACCTCCAAAATTAAGGCTATCCGGACAGACATG GACAGGAGAACTCTCTTTGTGTGCTCCATTCCTAAAAACACCAGTGAGGAGCGTATAAAGACACATTTCAG CGAGGCATACCCTACCTGTCACGTGTCTGAAGTGCACCTGTGCTACGATGTGGCCAAGCTGATCAACCTGGAAAAGCAAAG GAAGCGCGCTGAGAAAAACCTGCTGTACTACCAGAAGATTCTGGCACAACAGGGTGAGAGGGAAGTGATCAATCCCCGGCCCTGTGGGCAGCTCTGCTGCTGCGCAACCTGTGGCTGCGAGAGG GTGGATGCCATTGACTTCTACAGCGAACAGGAGGCCGCGTTCCTGGAGGcggtgaagagggagagggagcaggtgCCGCAGCAGCCGCTGGGCCTGGCCTTCATCACTCTTAACACTGAAGCCACGGCTGCTTA TATCCTGAAGGACTTCAATGCCCTGAATTGTGCGAGTGGGTCTGAAGGCATGTCCAATGGGGGTGCGGTTCGATGTGGGTGTGGCCGGGAGCCCCAGCCCTCCTCTGAGAGCCGGGCCCTGAGAGTGGCCCACTGGAGAGTCAGctatgccccccaccccagcaacATATACTG GGAGAACCTGACCTTGCAGGGCGTTCGCTGGTGGCTTCGCTGTTTTCTGCTCaacttcttcctcttcttcctcctgttTTTCCTTACCACCCCCTCcatcatcatcagcaccatGGATAAGTTCAATGTCACCAAGCCAATCTACTACCTCAAT AGTGCGGTGATCAGCCAGTTCTTCCCCACATTGCTGCTGTGGTCATTCTCCGCTCTTCTACCCACGGTGGTGTACTACTCCACGCTAGGGGAGTCTCACTGGACCAG GTCAAGTGAGAACAAGACTATGATGTACAAACTCTACATCTTCCTCCTTTTCATGGTGTTGATATTGCCCTCATTGGGGCTTACCAG TTTGGACGTCTTCTTCCGATGGCTGTTCGACACTAAGTTTTTGTCTCAGGGGACGCTTAGGTTTGA gtgtgtgttcctGCCGGATCAGGGAGCGTTCTTTGTGAACTACGTCATCGCGGCGGCGCTGGTCGGGTCGGGGATGGAGCTGCTGCGCTTGCCCGGGCTGCTGCTGTACACCGTGCGCATGGCGCTGGCCACCTCTGCCGCCGAGAGGAAGTACATCAAGCag AATCAGGCGTACGAGTTTGAATATGGGGCCATGTACGGCTGGACCCTGTGTGTCTTCACCGTCATCATGGCCTACAGCATCACCTGTCCTGTTATTGTGCCTTTTG GCCTCCTGTACGCCATACTCAAGCACCTGGTGGACAAGCACAACCTCTACTTCGCCTACCTGCCCACTCGCCTGGACAGGCAGGTGCACCTGGGCGCCGTCAACCAGGCCATGGCCGCGCCCATCATCTGCCTGCTCTGGCTCTACTTCTTCTCCGTCATCCGCACAG GGTTCATGGCGGGCACTTCCCTCTTCACCTTAATAGTTCTTTGCGTGACCATCTTCATCTGCATCTGCTACAACTGCTTCGGACACTTCAAGTACCTGAGTCCCCACAACTACAAC GTTAAGGAAGACGGTGATGATCTTGGGGAAGAAACATCAGTGGAACCCTCAGGTTCG GTGTACCTACCCAGAGTTCTGCAGTCCTCGTTCCCATTGGCTCCCTCTCCTGCAAGGCAACAGGAGCAGTCATACGGGGCGCTGGAGGATAACCCCCTACCCTTCACGTTTGAAGGCGACGAAGCTAGTCTGGTCTCACCCAGCTTGGAACAGCCAGAATAA